Sequence from the Ignisphaera sp. genome:
ATTGCGTATAGTTATACGATAATTGTACATAAGGATGTTCATCTTGACCTCCTCAGGTCTACCTATAGCTGCGAGTGCACCCCTATTTATCATAATCACGAGATCTGCTATATCTTCGGCTTCGTTTAGTAGATGCGTAGTCATTACAACGGTGTGGCCAGCTTTAACAATGCTTCGGAGAGCTTCATGAACGCTTGCCCTACCTAAGGGATCTAGACCAGCCGTAGGCTCATCGAGAAACATTATCTCAGCATTTGTTGCTAAAGCGGCTGCTACAAGAACACGCTTCCTCTCACCACCACTAAGACTCAAACAAATCCTGTCCTTAACGTGATCCTGACCCAAGATCTCGAGAGCTCTCCTAGCCTCTTTAACAGCATCACTACGGGAAAAACCTCTTGCAATTAAGTAAAGCTCTACAAACTCTCTAGGAGTTAGATATGGTTCTGGAACAGCATCCTGTGGAACTGCAGCTATGTACCTACGTAGCTTAGCAGCTTCTTTAACAACATCATAGCCAAGAACACGTGCATCACCTGAAGTGGGTAGAAGAGCTGTATAGAGAATCCTTAGAAGAGTTGTTTTACCAGCACCATTAGGTCCGCAAACAACAAATAGACCATTACTAGCCAAATCAAAGGTGATGCCCCTTAATGCATTAATATTAGGAGGATAAACCTTAACGAGACACCTTACCTCGATAATCCTAACCATGAGAACCCCCGTTAAACTAAATATTATAAATATTATTAGAGAATAGCGCCGCTTATATGGGCATCTAAACATATATCCCCTTCATTTCTTTAACATCTGCATATACATGACACAGTATGGATTTGGTTTTTATGAATCTCGACCCTAAACTCTCATAGTATGTTTCAACGCGGTATTAGTCATCGATACTATATACTATTGTTGTTATCGGTTTACATAATCGGTAAAGTGCGAGGACATGATGTAAGTGCTGCACAAAACAGTTCTTGAATTAACTTCGTATGTAGCTACGTCCACCGCTTACATGTCTTCGTGAAATCTAGTTTCTGACCTTCTCTAGAATGCTACACCTATCTCTATAGCTCAGATCAGCAACATTTTGCACTATCAAATCATCCACCAACGGGTTTGGATTCGGAAGAGAATTCCCACTAAGTATTGAACGGGGGAACCATAACTATCAATTGATCAGAGTAATGCAGAAATACATTATAGGTGGCGCCGGGGGCGGGATTTGAACCCGCGCGGGGCAGAGCCCCAGTGGGTCTCGAGCCCACCGCCTTGACCACTCGGCCACCCCGGCAACTTTTGTCATCTTCTACACATATAGTTTTATGTAACAAGTTTTATTAGCGTTAATCAGCGTTAATGGTTGTTCAGCGTGTTAGCTATGATAATATATGACAGTGGTGTTATAGCGGCTTTGATGCGTGTATATGGGGAGGGCTATAAAGATTTCTTAGAAGCTATTAGGAGGCCTGGTTCAAGGTTATATACAAGAGTTAACACGCTTTTGATTTCTGTTGATGAAATTGTTGAGAGGCTTAGGGGTAGAGGGATAGAGGTTTATAGGGATGAGCAGTTAGCTGAGGCCATATACTTTCCTATTCAGGGGCCTTTTCAGGTGGAGGAACTTGATAAGAGGATTGTTGTTGATAAGTATGCCGCCGAGTCTATCTACATGGGCGCCAATGTCTATGCCCCTGGTGTTATATCTTGTAAGGGTGTTTCGAAAGGCAATGAGGTGACTGTTGTTGCTGAAGATGGCACACCTGTAGCCAATGCTATTGCTGTTGTAGACTGCGAGGATGTTGTTGTAAGGGGGGTTAGGAGAGGTGTTGCAGCAGAAACTACCAGGTCTGTTTATAGAGCTCCAAAGATTAGGGAGCTGCCAGAGTATGTAAATGGGTATTTGTATCCCCAGAGCCTGCCAGCAATGTATGTAACACATGTCTTGGATCCCCAGCCAGGAGAGCTCGTTGTAGACACCTGTGCCGCGCCAGGGGGCAAGACAAGCCACATTATAGAGTACTCTGGTGGGAGATCCTATGTGATAGCATTTGACCACTCCAAGAAGAGGTTAGATGAAATGCGAGAACATCTTAGAAGATTGCATGAAGATTCTCTGGCAGAGATCTGGCAAGCTGACTCAA
This genomic interval carries:
- a CDS encoding PUA domain-containing protein, coding for MIIYDSGVIAALMRVYGEGYKDFLEAIRRPGSRLYTRVNTLLISVDEIVERLRGRGIEVYRDEQLAEAIYFPIQGPFQVEELDKRIVVDKYAAESIYMGANVYAPGVISCKGVSKGNEVTVVAEDGTPVANAIAVVDCEDVVVRGVRRGVAAETTRSVYRAPKIRELPEYVNGYLYPQSLPAMYVTHVLDPQPGELVVDTCAAPGGKTSHIIEYSGGRSYVIAFDHSKKRLDEMREHLRRLHEDSLAEIWQADSRYLHIDFSWLRADKIVVDPPCSSLGVRPKIIDRKSYTDIETLSKYQLQFLKSAIKVLKPGGVLVYSTCTVTVEENEEIIEKIAEAERCIDVVEIPCERCSRGVPGFRYSQMFARFHPHIHDTTGYFIAKIVKRC
- a CDS encoding ABC transporter ATP-binding protein; this translates as MVRIIEVRCLVKVYPPNINALRGITFDLASNGLFVVCGPNGAGKTTLLRILYTALLPTSGDARVLGYDVVKEAAKLRRYIAAVPQDAVPEPYLTPREFVELYLIARGFSRSDAVKEARRALEILGQDHVKDRICLSLSGGERKRVLVAAALATNAEIMFLDEPTAGLDPLGRASVHEALRSIVKAGHTVVMTTHLLNEAEDIADLVIMINRGALAAIGRPEEVKMNILMYNYRITIRNLRKQLVDELKDMGIELRIDDNKAVVYINKASLNDVLALLARYEVEFSVDRVGLDDAFRELVKQGAHFG